The Cyanobacterium sp. T60_A2020_053 region GTTATAGGTTTTGGCTTTGTAAACTTATTTGTCGATGGCTGAAAATTTGTTCAAGTAGAAAAAGTGCATTTCTTTTTCTCTCGCAAAGTCGCAAAGTCGCAAAGGTTTTCCTGATATGGAGGTGAAGGGTTTATCTCCTGTTCACAATCTTTTTGATTCTGAGTAATTGTCATAATATAAAAGATAAGGTGCTTAACATTTTTTAACAAACCATACAGATGACAGTTATATTGAAAGACTTGCCCTCTTCGCCAGGAGTTTATTTTATGAAGGATAAACTGGGAGAAATTATTTATATCGGCAAGGCAAAACATTTACGCCGTCGGGTTTCTTCCTATTTTTCTCCTTCTGCAAACCACACTAATCGCATTGCTTTGATGGTGCGACAGGTGGAGGATATAGAGTTTATTGTCACTGATACGGAAGCGGAAGCCCTCGCTTTTGAGGCAAATTTGATTAAAAAACATCAGCCTCATTTTAATATTCTCCTCAAGGATGATAAAAAATATCCATACATTTGTATTACTTGGTCAGAGGATTATCCGCGCATTTTTATTACTCGTAAACGGCGCATGAAATCGAGGAATGATCGTTATTATGGTCCTTATGTGGATAGTCGTAGTTTAAGGCATACTCTGGATTTGGTGAAAAGTAATTTTGCTTTACGCCAGCGCCCGTCACCGTTATATAAAGATCGTCCTTGTCTCAATTATGATATAGGAAAATGCCCCGGAGTCTGTCAAAATCTCATCACCCCTGAAGAATATCGTAATGTTATCACCAAAATTTCTCTCATTTTTCAAGGTAGAACTGATGAACTAATTAAACAATTACAACAGCAGATGGCAAAGGCTTCTGTTAACCTAGACTTTGAAAAGGCGGCGCAATATCGAGATCAAATTAGGGATTTACAACAATTATTTGCTTCTCAGAAAGTGGCGTTACCTGATGATACTATTTCTCAGGATGCCATTGCTTTGGCACAAGATCAAGATCATACTTGTATTCAATTATTCCAAATTCGCTCAGGAAGATTAGTGGGGCGCTTGGGTTTTTATGTGGATAGGGGTGAGGCGGAGGGCGCTGGGGAGATTTTACAAACAGTTTTAGAGCAACATTATCAACAAATTGATCCTGTAGAAATACCGCCCCAAATTTTAGTACAATATCCTCTTACTGATGAAGATTTTTTAACGCAATGGCTATTAGCTAAAACAGGGCGAAAAATTAATATTATTGTGCCTCAAAGACAATTAAAAGCCGAGTTAATTAACATGGTGCAAAAAAATGCTGAAATTGAATTAACTAAAACTCAAAAGTTAACGGAGCAAAATATTTTAGCTTTAGCTGATTTAGGAAGAATATTAAACTTAGCTGAACCACCTAGACATATTGAAGGTTATGATATTTCCCATTTACAAGGTTCAAATGCTGTAGCTTCGAGAGTGGTATTTATTGATGGGCAACCAGCTAAACAATATTACCGCCATTATAAGATTAAAAACCCCACTATTACCATCGGACATTCTGATGATTTTTTGTCTTTACAAGAAGTAATTAAAAGACGTTTTAGCAGTAATGATCCTCATCCTGATTTAGTAATGATTGATGGGGGAAAAGGACAGCTTTCGGCAGTGTGGAAAACCTTAACAGAATTAAATTTAATTGACAAAATAAATGTAATTAGTTTAGCGAAAAAAAGAGAAGAAATTTTTTTGCCGAATCAATCTCAACCGTTACCGACTAATTCTGAACAAGCAGGAGTACAATTATTAAGAAGATTAAGAGATGAAGCCCATCGTTTTGCGGTAACATTTCATCGTCAACAGAGATTAAAAGAGCAAAGACGCTCATATCTTGATAATATTCCGGGTTTAGGTTTTGAGCGCCAAAAACGTTTACTAGCGCACTTCCACTCAGTTGATTATATCAGAGAGGCTACCATAGAACAGTTACAGCAGGTGGAAGGTATTGGCGGTAATTTAGCCCAAATTATTTATAACTATTTTCATCCTTAATGATATTTAGGGTCTGCTGAATAAATCAAAACCCTTGTCAAATAAAGGTTTTAAGCACAATAAAACTCAAAAAAAAGTGCTAAAAATAGTTCTTTTTCTCTAAAAATACCGTATTTCTTTCTTCGCTATCAAAAATTATTGATACAAATTAGCAATTTATGAAAAATAACTATTTGGCTTAACTCTTTACTTTATAAGCATTTCACCTGAAACCTGACACCCGAAACCTGACACCTCCCCTCACGATTGCACTTTTTCAGCAACCCCTACTTATAATAAATGTTGTGCCAGAGCGTCAGCACTGAGAAAAGCGCCCTCCACCCTACCATTAGCGCACCAATCAGCGCACATCCCCAAATTACAACTATCATCATAATAATATCCTTGAGGGTTCATCTGTGCTGGTAAAGCATAACGCCACAAATGTAGCGATTGATATAGAAAATTATTTAATGTAATGTTGAAGATTTTTTCTACCGAGTCAATTAGTTGTTGAGTGACAACGGCAGAATCAGTCATTAAATTATCAAGAGCAAAATTGAAGTTAGATTGAATCACCAGCGCCCCTGCACTATGCCGTAAGGGTTTGCTATCATTGACACTAAGCCAACCTAAAACAGGATGAACGAATTTAATGCCATCGTAGGGTAAGTTTATTTTATGGGTAGGAACGACCATCAAACTATAACAAGGTAACATGGTTAAACCGTCAATTTGTGCTTTTAGAGGGCTATTATCAGGTAACAATGCTAGAGATTGGGCGACGGGCGCTGTTAATATCACTGTGTCAAAATCAGTATAATGATGATTGTTTTCATCGATCAAAGTCCAAGTATCTTCTTTCACCAACTTAATAATTCTAGTTTCGAGTTTAACCGTCACATCCCCAGCCAAATACTTACACAAATTATTCATTGCCTTAGTCGGCACATAGCGAGGTTTTTCAACTTCATCTTCCTGTAACTTGCCATCTTGCCATAAACCCCAGCGCCCTTCCCATGGTTGCAAAATATTACCGTAGGTAGCGATAAAATCACGAAAACGATCATTTTCTAAGCCAAAATATTGCGTACCATGATCAATGTAACCCCAATCCGTGCGCCGACTGGACATTCTACCACCCACACCGCGCCCTTTATCAAAGACTCTTACCTCAATACCTTTCTCCTGTAACCGAGTAGCTAAAGTTAACCCAGCTATACCTGCGCCAATCACCGCAATTTTATCATTCATTATCTTT contains the following coding sequences:
- a CDS encoding FAD-dependent oxidoreductase, translating into MNDKIAVIGAGIAGLTLATRLQEKGIEVRVFDKGRGVGGRMSSRRTDWGYIDHGTQYFGLENDRFRDFIATYGNILQPWEGRWGLWQDGKLQEDEVEKPRYVPTKAMNNLCKYLAGDVTVKLETRIIKLVKEDTWTLIDENNHHYTDFDTVILTAPVAQSLALLPDNSPLKAQIDGLTMLPCYSLMVVPTHKINLPYDGIKFVHPVLGWLSVNDSKPLRHSAGALVIQSNFNFALDNLMTDSAVVTQQLIDSVEKIFNITLNNFLYQSLHLWRYALPAQMNPQGYYYDDSCNLGMCADWCANGRVEGAFLSADALAQHLL
- the uvrC gene encoding excinuclease ABC subunit UvrC encodes the protein MTVILKDLPSSPGVYFMKDKLGEIIYIGKAKHLRRRVSSYFSPSANHTNRIALMVRQVEDIEFIVTDTEAEALAFEANLIKKHQPHFNILLKDDKKYPYICITWSEDYPRIFITRKRRMKSRNDRYYGPYVDSRSLRHTLDLVKSNFALRQRPSPLYKDRPCLNYDIGKCPGVCQNLITPEEYRNVITKISLIFQGRTDELIKQLQQQMAKASVNLDFEKAAQYRDQIRDLQQLFASQKVALPDDTISQDAIALAQDQDHTCIQLFQIRSGRLVGRLGFYVDRGEAEGAGEILQTVLEQHYQQIDPVEIPPQILVQYPLTDEDFLTQWLLAKTGRKINIIVPQRQLKAELINMVQKNAEIELTKTQKLTEQNILALADLGRILNLAEPPRHIEGYDISHLQGSNAVASRVVFIDGQPAKQYYRHYKIKNPTITIGHSDDFLSLQEVIKRRFSSNDPHPDLVMIDGGKGQLSAVWKTLTELNLIDKINVISLAKKREEIFLPNQSQPLPTNSEQAGVQLLRRLRDEAHRFAVTFHRQQRLKEQRRSYLDNIPGLGFERQKRLLAHFHSVDYIREATIEQLQQVEGIGGNLAQIIYNYFHP